The following are from one region of the Microcoleus sp. FACHB-831 genome:
- the murF gene encoding UDP-N-acetylmuramoyl-tripeptide--D-alanyl-D-alanine ligase — protein MSFHVLLSQLAEIIAAGSVNLSDDLLAAAVAGITTDTRTLKAGEVFVALRGEKFDGHEFVETALRKGAIAVITDYKMPGAIPQLHVKDTLTAYQAIARWWRSQFKIPVIGITGSCGKTTTKELVSAVLSSTKGNIHKTLFNYNNEIGVPKTLLEMSPIHDYAVIEMAMRAKGEIALLTQIACPTIGVITNVGTAHIGRLGSKEAIAQAKCELLAEMPSSSIAVLNHDDRRLMETAAGVWQGQTITYGLEGGDVRGELIDNETLLVEGMRLPLPLPGRHNASNFLAALAVAKILQVDWTPFKAGLAVNLPSGRAQRYNLPNDVVILDETYNAGLESMLAALQLLAETPGKRHIAVLGTMKELGEQSPEFHFAVGEAARKLNLDGLLILVDDKEAEAIALGAAPLPAECFTTHQAIVDRLKEMVEESDRILFKASHSVALDRVVNQFRAEFTA, from the coding sequence ATGTCTTTTCACGTCCTCCTCTCGCAACTGGCTGAAATTATAGCGGCAGGGTCTGTAAACTTATCTGACGATCTCTTAGCGGCAGCTGTTGCAGGGATTACAACCGACACACGGACTCTAAAGGCGGGAGAAGTGTTTGTGGCACTGCGTGGAGAGAAGTTTGATGGACATGAATTTGTGGAAACTGCCTTGAGAAAAGGTGCGATTGCTGTCATTACAGACTACAAAATGCCTGGGGCTATTCCGCAATTACACGTAAAAGACACGTTGACAGCATATCAGGCGATCGCTCGGTGGTGGCGCTCGCAATTTAAAATACCAGTAATTGGCATAACTGGCTCCTGCGGTAAAACTACTACTAAAGAATTAGTCTCGGCAGTTTTGTCCTCTACCAAAGGGAATATTCATAAAACTTTATTCAATTACAACAATGAAATTGGCGTTCCCAAAACTTTGTTAGAAATGTCACCGATTCATGACTATGCCGTAATTGAAATGGCAATGCGGGCAAAAGGTGAAATTGCGCTGTTAACACAGATTGCGTGTCCGACAATTGGGGTAATTACTAATGTGGGTACAGCCCATATTGGGCGGCTGGGTTCAAAAGAAGCGATCGCACAAGCAAAATGTGAATTACTCGCCGAAATGCCCTCCAGCAGTATCGCTGTTCTTAACCACGACGATCGCCGCCTAATGGAAACAGCAGCCGGGGTTTGGCAAGGGCAAACCATCACCTACGGTTTAGAAGGCGGAGACGTGCGTGGCGAGTTAATTGATAACGAGACATTATTGGTTGAGGGGATGCGGCTACCTTTACCGCTACCGGGGCGACACAATGCGTCTAATTTCTTAGCAGCCTTAGCGGTGGCTAAAATTCTCCAAGTAGACTGGACACCGTTTAAGGCTGGTTTGGCGGTTAATTTGCCTTCTGGGAGGGCGCAGCGCTACAATTTGCCCAACGACGTTGTAATTCTCGATGAAACTTACAATGCTGGCTTAGAATCTATGTTGGCAGCGCTGCAATTGTTGGCAGAGACACCGGGGAAAAGGCATATTGCAGTTTTGGGTACGATGAAGGAATTGGGAGAGCAAAGTCCCGAATTTCACTTCGCAGTTGGAGAGGCGGCGCGAAAGCTCAATCTCGACGGGTTGCTGATTTTGGTAGACGATAAAGAAGCAGAAGCGATCGCGCTTGGTGCTGCACCTTTACCAGCAGAGTGCTTTACAACACATCAAGCTATTGTAGACCGTTTAAAAGAAATGGTAGAAGAAAGCGATCGCATCCTCTTCAAAGCCTCCCATTCCGTAGCACTCGATCGAGTTGTGAATCAGTTTCGTGCTGAATTTACTGCCTAA
- a CDS encoding 3'-5' exonuclease yields MAKKLDQIIVVDIESTCWEKKPPEGQESEIIEIGICPLDVPSGERLEKESILVKPERSQISEFCTNLTTLTQEQVNQGVPFAEACSILKKNT; encoded by the coding sequence GTGGCTAAGAAATTAGATCAAATCATTGTGGTTGATATTGAATCAACTTGCTGGGAAAAAAAACCACCAGAAGGCCAAGAAAGCGAAATCATCGAAATTGGTATTTGTCCGCTTGATGTCCCTTCTGGAGAAAGACTGGAAAAAGAAAGTATACTCGTGAAACCCGAACGCTCCCAAATAAGTGAATTTTGCACCAATTTAACAACTTTAACCCAAGAGCAAGTTAATCAAGGAGTACCCTTTGCAGAGGCTTGTTCAATTCTAAAAAAAAATACCTAA
- a CDS encoding 3'-5' exonuclease, whose product MFNSKKKYLTQQRVWASYGDYDRNQFQKQCQSHSIKYPFGSRHINVKTLFSLIHTLPEEVGMDMALEILKLPLEGTHHRGGDDAWNIAAILSRLVLQRRNVN is encoded by the coding sequence TTGTTCAATTCTAAAAAAAAATACCTAACTCAGCAGCGAGTTTGGGCAAGCTACGGGGACTACGATAGAAACCAATTTCAAAAACAGTGCCAATCTCATTCTATAAAATATCCTTTTGGCTCCAGACACATCAATGTAAAAACACTTTTTAGCCTTATTCATACCTTGCCTGAAGAAGTAGGAATGGACATGGCCTTAGAAATATTGAAATTACCCCTTGAAGGAACTCATCATAGAGGAGGCGATGATGCTTGGAATATAGCCGCTATCTTGTCAAGATTAGTATTACAAAGAAGAAATGTTAATTAG
- a CDS encoding BMP family protein, protein MTKKIICLLLTLLLVACGTTASDITGTAQVKPGAFKVAAIFPGAVDDKAWNQSGYEGLKLIEKELGAEVAYADSVPGADAEKLFRQYAKKGFDFIIGHGGEYIATAKVVSAEFPRNKFAVMSSDAGNNKNFGALAFRAGELGYLTGVVAALKTQTNKVAYIGGQKYASLEEEATLFERGVKQINPSVQVFIDWVGSWTDADKASKISQKLVAAGVDIITVNADTAYKGVIKVVAENKGVYAIRWNHAIPGLPEQQKPPPKIILTNAMQQVPMVMLEGATLVEQGRWEGKQYKFGLQEEIQDLTPFYGSLTPEQEEFINSLKEDIITGKIDATH, encoded by the coding sequence ATGACTAAGAAAATTATTTGTCTGCTTTTAACCTTGCTGCTCGTAGCCTGCGGTACAACTGCAAGCGACATTACAGGAACCGCCCAAGTGAAACCGGGTGCTTTTAAGGTAGCGGCGATTTTTCCCGGAGCTGTGGATGACAAAGCTTGGAATCAATCAGGTTATGAAGGATTAAAGCTAATTGAAAAAGAACTTGGCGCTGAGGTGGCTTATGCTGACAGTGTGCCAGGAGCCGATGCTGAAAAACTTTTTCGTCAATATGCTAAAAAAGGTTTTGATTTTATCATCGGTCATGGTGGGGAATATATCGCAACAGCTAAAGTCGTATCCGCAGAATTTCCGCGCAATAAATTTGCGGTTATGAGTAGTGATGCTGGCAACAATAAAAATTTTGGCGCTTTGGCGTTTCGGGCTGGGGAATTAGGGTATTTAACAGGAGTGGTAGCAGCGCTGAAAACACAAACTAATAAAGTTGCTTACATTGGCGGTCAAAAATATGCAAGTTTGGAAGAGGAAGCTACCTTATTTGAACGAGGTGTCAAGCAAATTAACCCCTCAGTCCAAGTATTCATCGATTGGGTGGGAAGTTGGACAGATGCAGACAAAGCCAGCAAAATTTCCCAAAAGCTAGTGGCGGCAGGCGTTGATATCATAACGGTCAATGCTGATACTGCTTATAAAGGTGTTATAAAAGTTGTTGCTGAAAATAAAGGAGTTTATGCTATTAGATGGAATCATGCCATTCCTGGGCTTCCAGAGCAACAAAAACCACCCCCAAAAATTATTTTAACTAATGCCATGCAGCAGGTTCCTATGGTAATGCTCGAAGGAGCAACTTTGGTAGAGCAAGGGCGTTGGGAGGGCAAGCAGTATAAATTTGGGTTGCAAGAGGAAATCCAAGATTTGACTCCTTTCTATGGTTCGCTCACTCCAGAACAAGAAGAATTTATAAACTCCCTGAAGGAAGACATTATTACAGGAAAAATCGATGCTACACATTAG
- a CDS encoding PAS domain S-box protein, whose product MNQQNKGSGSRLGASHELPLRMDRASPLSGFFSIANQLRYGLVLLVVLALLITSGMLISLSFQAQIEQVEVAQQERSLVAAGEINAYLDDLQRKLSYLARVQGLTDFSPEIQQPLLEALTRHNSAYEKVAIFNKRGEVVSEYSPYDDSKFSHPDDYRSFGRAFKQKEDIVSPVRMDADTKLPVVTLALPIRNQQDVVDGVLMARINLNFLWFIVSQIDVGKTGYTYVIDNRKYLIAEKGIAPNNYKLHDISNYTFIKRLTKLKGAKTLKNYQGLKGVEVVGAIAPIRSVRWKVVVELPTAEAYAPVQRMLFVMGIALSVAMLVAAELGWFFSRQIVSPLQRLTQAAAKISAGNLDTQVTVNRHNEMGVLATTFNEMTAQLRGLIKELRKERNFVSAILDTAGALMIVVDRQGRIIRFNTACEEITDYSFAEVKDQPFWDIFLIPEEAKSIKDIFAQLHTGKFPKTYDNYWTTRDGRQRLISWSTTVLLDADGSIKYMIGTGIDITERKRAEEALLLSEEKFSKAFLSSPDSIAISTIKDGRYVEINESLLRTTGYTREELIGHTAIELNIWNNPEDRLKMIDMLQEAGNIRNLECEFRKKSGEVAIGLLSAEVINFGGELCVLAVVNDITERKAADAQLRDALERDRLLGVIALRIRQSLDLQQILDTTVSEVRNFLSADRVFISRIYDDFQVVAESVIPPWRPIQEWTPKNEEHYQAIRKVFENKSVHVVKDTSQIEISSVVAEDFNNYQIRAFLAVPIILDEEPWGLLIVDQCTSPRDWQQSEIDLLSSLGTQVTIAIKQAKLYQEVQELNARLERKVEERTAQLSQKMQELKELNELKDEFLHAVSHDLRTPIMGMSLVVNNLLNKSGETIPISRSILERMIQSSDRQLSLINSLLETHSSEVRGVILNYQLVQLGTLTSAIAQDMEPLLLKNQATLNNLVPASLPGVTADPLQLRRVFENLLTNALNHNPPGLILTLQATVEEEMVHCTVADNGVGMNPEACDHLFERYVRGSRARSTGIGLGLYLCRQIITAHGGQIGAISAPGAGATFWFTLPLFASPTEEVGN is encoded by the coding sequence ATGAACCAACAAAATAAAGGCAGTGGTTCACGGCTAGGGGCAAGTCATGAGTTGCCTCTACGAATGGATAGGGCTTCGCCACTTTCTGGTTTTTTTTCTATTGCTAATCAACTTAGATATGGTTTGGTACTGCTAGTAGTTTTAGCTTTATTAATTACGTCGGGAATGTTAATTTCTCTGAGCTTCCAGGCTCAAATAGAACAGGTAGAAGTCGCCCAGCAAGAGCGAAGTTTGGTAGCTGCTGGCGAGATTAATGCTTACTTGGATGACTTGCAGCGTAAACTGAGCTACCTTGCTAGAGTGCAAGGCTTGACGGATTTTTCACCGGAAATTCAGCAACCTTTGTTGGAAGCGCTGACGCGCCATAATAGTGCTTATGAAAAAGTGGCGATTTTCAATAAACGTGGTGAGGTTGTTTCTGAGTATTCTCCTTATGATGATTCAAAATTCTCTCACCCGGACGATTACCGCTCATTTGGGCGGGCTTTTAAACAAAAAGAAGACATTGTTAGTCCAGTTAGAATGGACGCTGATACAAAACTTCCAGTTGTTACCTTAGCGTTACCAATTCGCAACCAGCAGGATGTAGTAGATGGCGTTTTGATGGCGCGGATTAATTTAAACTTTCTCTGGTTCATTGTATCTCAGATCGATGTTGGTAAAACTGGTTACACTTATGTAATTGATAACCGCAAGTATTTAATTGCCGAAAAAGGGATAGCACCTAATAATTATAAGTTGCACGATATTTCAAACTACACTTTTATCAAAAGATTAACAAAATTGAAGGGTGCGAAAACCCTAAAGAATTATCAGGGGTTAAAAGGGGTGGAAGTGGTGGGCGCGATCGCGCCCATTCGCAGTGTACGCTGGAAGGTGGTGGTAGAACTTCCTACGGCTGAAGCTTACGCTCCTGTGCAGAGAATGCTTTTCGTGATGGGTATAGCCTTGAGCGTGGCGATGCTGGTTGCGGCTGAGTTAGGTTGGTTCTTCTCTCGGCAAATTGTATCACCTTTGCAGCGTTTGACGCAGGCAGCAGCCAAAATTAGCGCGGGAAATTTGGATACCCAGGTGACAGTTAACCGTCACAACGAAATGGGGGTATTAGCAACAACTTTTAATGAAATGACCGCTCAGCTGCGCGGACTGATTAAAGAGTTGCGTAAGGAGCGAAATTTTGTTTCCGCAATTCTAGATACAGCGGGTGCTTTGATGATTGTGGTTGATAGACAAGGGCGAATTATTCGGTTTAATACGGCTTGTGAAGAAATAACTGATTACTCGTTTGCAGAGGTGAAAGATCAACCTTTTTGGGATATTTTTCTAATTCCAGAGGAAGCAAAATCTATTAAAGATATTTTCGCTCAGTTGCACACTGGTAAGTTTCCCAAAACCTACGATAATTATTGGACTACGAGGGATGGAAGGCAGCGGCTAATTAGTTGGTCAACTACTGTTTTACTCGATGCTGATGGTTCAATTAAGTATATGATTGGCACCGGAATTGACATTACTGAACGTAAACGCGCGGAAGAGGCGCTGTTACTTTCAGAAGAAAAGTTTTCTAAAGCTTTTCTTTCTAGTCCAGATTCGATTGCTATCAGTACGATCAAAGATGGACGCTATGTAGAAATTAATGAAAGTCTTTTACGAACGACTGGTTACACTCGTGAAGAGCTAATTGGACATACCGCCATTGAATTAAATATATGGAACAATCCGGAAGACCGTCTTAAGATGATAGATATGTTGCAAGAGGCGGGAAATATTCGCAATTTAGAATGTGAGTTTCGCAAGAAGTCTGGAGAAGTGGCTATAGGTTTACTCTCAGCAGAAGTTATCAATTTTGGCGGTGAATTATGCGTGCTGGCTGTTGTTAACGACATCACCGAGCGCAAAGCTGCGGACGCGCAACTACGCGACGCTTTAGAACGCGATCGCTTACTTGGTGTCATTGCTCTGCGGATTCGTCAATCCCTCGATCTCCAGCAAATTTTAGATACTACTGTCAGCGAAGTCCGAAATTTTCTTTCAGCAGATCGGGTTTTTATCAGTCGCATCTATGACGATTTTCAGGTTGTTGCTGAGTCGGTTATTCCGCCGTGGCGACCTATTCAAGAATGGACTCCCAAAAATGAAGAACATTATCAAGCAATTAGGAAAGTTTTTGAAAATAAATCCGTCCATGTTGTTAAAGATACCTCTCAAATAGAGATTTCTTCAGTCGTTGCTGAGGATTTCAATAATTATCAAATCAGAGCTTTCTTGGCTGTACCAATTATTCTGGATGAGGAACCTTGGGGACTGTTGATAGTCGATCAATGTACGTCACCGCGTGATTGGCAGCAATCTGAAATTGATTTGCTATCATCATTGGGAACGCAAGTAACTATAGCTATTAAACAAGCAAAACTCTACCAAGAGGTACAGGAGCTAAATGCTCGGTTAGAACGTAAAGTGGAGGAACGTACTGCTCAACTTTCTCAAAAAATGCAGGAACTAAAAGAGCTAAATGAACTAAAAGATGAGTTTTTACACGCAGTTTCTCACGATTTGCGTACCCCGATTATGGGTATGTCTTTAGTTGTAAATAATTTATTAAATAAATCAGGGGAAACAATCCCGATTTCTCGCTCAATTTTAGAGCGAATGATCCAGAGTAGCGATCGCCAACTGAGTTTGATTAACTCTCTCCTCGAAACCCACTCCAGCGAAGTTCGAGGTGTTATCCTCAATTACCAGCTAGTACAACTGGGTACGCTAACTTCAGCGATCGCTCAAGATATGGAACCACTGCTCCTGAAAAATCAAGCTACCCTGAACAACTTAGTTCCAGCTTCTTTACCAGGCGTGACAGCAGATCCATTGCAGCTGAGACGAGTATTTGAAAATCTGCTCACCAATGCCCTAAATCATAACCCACCCGGACTCATTCTCACCCTGCAAGCCACAGTTGAGGAAGAAATGGTTCATTGCACCGTTGCGGATAACGGCGTGGGAATGAACCCCGAAGCGTGCGATCACCTGTTCGAGCGTTATGTTCGCGGTTCCCGCGCCCGTTCAACTGGCATCGGTCTAGGGTTATATCTTTGTCGGCAAATCATCACAGCTCATGGCGGACAAATTGGTGCTATTAGCGCCCCCGGAGCCGGAGCAACTTTTTGGTTCACATTACCCCTGTTCGCGTCTCCTACTGAAGAAGTAGGTAATTAG